The Vidua chalybeata isolate OUT-0048 chromosome 6, bVidCha1 merged haplotype, whole genome shotgun sequence genome has a segment encoding these proteins:
- the LOC128789421 gene encoding acyl-coenzyme A thioesterase 1-like isoform X2 encodes MAARVSVLPSPRCLFDDPVQIRVAGLQPQQAVTLRASLVDESGELFQSHALYRAGSSGELDLSRSPALGGSYLGVEPMGLLWALQSKTPYKRLAKRNVLTPFCVDLEVYEGHGDTTRLLGKCTNERWFLGEGVKRISVREGRLRATLFLPPGPGPFPGLIDLYGSGGGLIEYRASLLASRGFVTLALAYVSFEDIPAMPEILELSYFEEAVNFLQKQQQVKDTGIGVLGLSKGGDLALSMATFLPGIKAAVSISGSSFNSFVPLKGDGFTIPVHPYDLGRMKIGDESGIVDFSDVLDDHMDPATWDCRIPVERSLAKFLFLSGLDDKNWKSDLYCRDAVQRLQQHGREVEFYSYSGAGHLLEPPYLPLCKNVGSPAEISFWQTTDMCK; translated from the exons ATGGCGGCGCGGGTGTCCGTCCTGCCTTCCCCTAGGTGCCTGTTCGATGACCCCGTGCAGATCCGTGTGGCCGGTCTGCAGCCGCAGCAGGCGGTCACCCTCCGAGCCAGCCTGGTGGACGAGAGCGGGGAGCTTTTCCAATCCCACGCTCTCtacagggctgggagcagcggGGAGCTGGACCTCAGCCGCTCCCCAGCGCTGGGGGGCAGCTATTTGGGAGTGGAGCCgatggggctgctctgggctctgcagtcCAAAACGCCCTATAAGCGGCTGGCAAAGAGGAACGTCCTGACCCCTTTCTGTGTGGACTTGGAAGTGTATGAGGGCCATGGGGACACGACCCGCTTGCTGGGAAAATGCACCAATGAACGATGGTTTTTAGGAGAGGGGGTGAAGAGGATTTCGGTCAGAGAAGGTCGTCTCAGAGCAaccctcttcctccctcctg GACCTGGCCCATTTCCTGGACTTATTGATTTGTATGGATCTGGAGGAGGTCTTATTGAATACAGAGCAAGTCTCCTGGCTAGCAGGGGCTTTGTGACTCTGGCTCTTGCTTACGTGTCCTTTGAAGATATCCCTGCTATGCCAGAGATCCTTGAACTGAGCTATTTTGAGGAGGCTGTGAACTttttgcagaagcagcagcag GTGAAGGATACTGGCATTGGTGTTTTGGGCTTGTCTAAAGGAGGTGATCTAGCCCTTTCCATGGCCACATTTCTACCTGGCATTAAGGCAGCTGTCAGCATATCTGGAAGTAGTTTTAATTCCTTCGTTCCTCTGAAGGGGGATGGCTTCACTATTCCTGTCCACCCATATGACTTGGGGAGGATGAAGATTGGTGATGAGTCTGGAATAGTAGATTTTTCAGATGTCTTAGATGATCACATGGACCCAGCAACTTGGGATTGTCGCATTCCTGTGGAGAGGTCCTTAGCCAAGTTCCTCTTCCTGTCTGGACTGGATGACAAGAACTGGAAAAGTGACCTCTATTGCCGGGATGCTGTTCAGCGCCTTCAGCAGCATGGCCGGGAAGTGGAGTTTTATTCCTATTCTGGAGCAGGGCACCTCTTGGAGCCACCATACTTGCCTCTGTGCAAG
- the LOC128789421 gene encoding acyl-coenzyme A thioesterase 1-like isoform X1: protein MAARVSVLPSPRCLFDDPVQIRVAGLQPQQAVTLRASLVDESGELFQSHALYRAGSSGELDLSRSPALGGSYLGVEPMGLLWALQSKTPYKRLAKRNVLTPFCVDLEVYEGHGDTTRLLGKCTNERWFLGEGVKRISVREGRLRATLFLPPGPGPFPGLIDLYGSGGGLIEYRASLLASRGFVTLALAYVSFEDIPAMPEILELSYFEEAVNFLQKQQQVKDTGIGVLGLSKGGDLALSMATFLPGIKAAVSISGSSFNSFVPLKGDGFTIPVHPYDLGRMKIGDESGIVDFSDVLDDHMDPATWDCRIPVERSLAKFLFLSGLDDKNWKSDLYCRDAVQRLQQHGREVEFYSYSGAGHLLEPPYLPLCKVSIHRVLGMLVHWGGQWREHAKAQEDAWRRIQTFFWQHLMDSDIPKSKL, encoded by the exons ATGGCGGCGCGGGTGTCCGTCCTGCCTTCCCCTAGGTGCCTGTTCGATGACCCCGTGCAGATCCGTGTGGCCGGTCTGCAGCCGCAGCAGGCGGTCACCCTCCGAGCCAGCCTGGTGGACGAGAGCGGGGAGCTTTTCCAATCCCACGCTCTCtacagggctgggagcagcggGGAGCTGGACCTCAGCCGCTCCCCAGCGCTGGGGGGCAGCTATTTGGGAGTGGAGCCgatggggctgctctgggctctgcagtcCAAAACGCCCTATAAGCGGCTGGCAAAGAGGAACGTCCTGACCCCTTTCTGTGTGGACTTGGAAGTGTATGAGGGCCATGGGGACACGACCCGCTTGCTGGGAAAATGCACCAATGAACGATGGTTTTTAGGAGAGGGGGTGAAGAGGATTTCGGTCAGAGAAGGTCGTCTCAGAGCAaccctcttcctccctcctg GACCTGGCCCATTTCCTGGACTTATTGATTTGTATGGATCTGGAGGAGGTCTTATTGAATACAGAGCAAGTCTCCTGGCTAGCAGGGGCTTTGTGACTCTGGCTCTTGCTTACGTGTCCTTTGAAGATATCCCTGCTATGCCAGAGATCCTTGAACTGAGCTATTTTGAGGAGGCTGTGAACTttttgcagaagcagcagcag GTGAAGGATACTGGCATTGGTGTTTTGGGCTTGTCTAAAGGAGGTGATCTAGCCCTTTCCATGGCCACATTTCTACCTGGCATTAAGGCAGCTGTCAGCATATCTGGAAGTAGTTTTAATTCCTTCGTTCCTCTGAAGGGGGATGGCTTCACTATTCCTGTCCACCCATATGACTTGGGGAGGATGAAGATTGGTGATGAGTCTGGAATAGTAGATTTTTCAGATGTCTTAGATGATCACATGGACCCAGCAACTTGGGATTGTCGCATTCCTGTGGAGAGGTCCTTAGCCAAGTTCCTCTTCCTGTCTGGACTGGATGACAAGAACTGGAAAAGTGACCTCTATTGCCGGGATGCTGTTCAGCGCCTTCAGCAGCATGGCCGGGAAGTGGAGTTTTATTCCTATTCTGGAGCAGGGCACCTCTTGGAGCCACCATACTTGCCTCTGTGCAAGGTTTCAATCCACAGGGTGCTTGGGATGTTGGTGCATTGGGGAGGGCAGTGGAGAGAGCATGCTAAAGCCCAAGAAGATGCATGGCGCAGGATACAGACCTTTTTCTGGCAACATTTGATGGACTCAGACATCCCTAAGAGCAAGCTGTAG